Below is a window of Pirellulales bacterium DNA.
CGCTCGCAAGCAACCCGCGGCTGGGGCGACAAAGGCGGCCGGGCGGTGATCGTCAACGAAGCCCACGGGCTCCGCGCCGATGCGATCCGCGAGCTGCTGGTCATGCTCGAGGCGCTGCCCCGCCACGTGCTTTGGGCTTTCACGACAACGCTCGAAGGCCAGCTTGACCTACTGGGCGACCATATCGACGCCAGCCCGCTCTTGAGCCGCTGCACGCTGCTGGAGTTGAACGGCCGCGAGCTGGAGTTGAGCTTTGCCCTGCGGGTCCGTCAGATCGCCCAGGCCGAGAAGCTGGACGGCCGGCCGATCGACGTTTACGTGGCCCTGGCCAAGAAGCACAAATGCAACATGCGAGCGATGCTCAATGACGTGGAGTCGGGCGAGCTGCTGGCGCGTTGAAATTCTTGCGGCCGCTTCGGCGTAGTGCTGGTACAGCGGCGGTGCGATTCGATCCGTCAACCCAGCAGGAGCCCACGATGCCCAACGATACCCCCATGCTCGACGTGCTGTCTGGACCGCGCGGCAAGTTCAGCGTCCACCGCAAGGTGCGGTTGCTGGATAGCAAGACCGGCTTCATGTACGAGTTCGACAACGAGGGCCAGGCCCGCGAGTTCGTGATGAGCAAGCGCGACTGCAAGCCCGAACACGTGAAGTTCTGCGAGCAAATGGCCCTCGCCGAAAAGCTGGCCGACGAATTCGGCGGCAGCGAAATGTTTCCCGACGAACCGGCGTAGCATTTCGCGACGGGCGCCAGCGGTTGGCGCTCGAAAGCAAAAGCCCGACCAGTGCGCTAACACCGGCCGGGCAGCACCCACGGGAGGCTAGTCCCATGAGTAGCGTTTACGATATCGTCACCAGTCGCATTGTCCAGCAGCTTGAGCAAGGCGTGATTCCCTGGCGCCGGCCGTGGGGTGGGCCAGACGGAGCCCCGCGCAACGCCTGCACGCGGAAAGCATACCGCGGCGTCAACGTGTTTCTGCTCGGTGCCGCCAGCTACGACGCGCCCTACTGGCTCACGTATCGCCAGGCCGGCTTGTTCGGTGGCCACGTTCGCAAAGGCGAGCGCGGCTGGCCGATCGTGTTCTGGTCGATCAACGAAACGGCCGACGAGGAAACCAGGTTACCCAAGCGGCGATTTGTCCTGCGGTATTACACGGTGTTCAACGTCGAGCAGTGTGATGGCCTGCCGGCGCGTGTGACCAATCGCGACATGCCGCCAGCACTCGATTTTCGGCCGCTGGAAGTTTGCGAGCGCGTGCTGGCCGGGCTCCCGGCTGACCATGCCACGATGAAACACGTCGGCAATCAAGCGTGCTACGTGCCCAGCCTGGACGAGATTCGCATGCCGAAGCCCGATCGGTTCTGCAGCGCGGAGGATTATTATTCGGTGCTGTTTCACGAGCTGACCCACAGCACTGGGCACAAAAGCCGGCTGAACCGCGAAGGCATCGAGGCGGCCGCTCCCTTCGGCTCGCCGATCTACTCCCGCGAAGAGCTGGTTGCCGAAATGGGGGCCGCGTTCTTGTGCGGCCATTGCGGAATCGACGTGCCGACCCTGCAAGTCAACCAGGCCGCTTACGTGGCCGGCTGGCTGCATCGGCTGCGCGGCGACGCCCGGCTTGTCGTCGAGGCCGCGGCCCAGGCGCAGAAGGCCGCCGACTGGTTGCTTGGCCAATCGACGGCCGAGCAAGCCACCGAAGCGGAAACGGAAGTGGCCGCTTGCGGCTGAGTATGGCCGGGCGCGCCGCCTTCGAAGCATCGAGGGCGGCCGCCACGGGCCGGCTGTCTCGCATTTGTTCAAAGCTTCATCGAGCATTCAAGACCAAGGAGCATGACCATGAGGATCATCGGATACATCCGCGTTTCGACCGAAGAGCAATCCCGCGATGGTGTCAGCCTCCAGGCCCAGCGAGCCAAGCTGATCGCTTACGCCGATCTGTACGAACTCAAGCTGGTGCGAATCATCGAAGATGCCGGCGAATCGGCCAAGTCGCTCAAGCGGCCGGGCCTGCAAGAACTGCTGGCGCTGCTGCGGAAGGGCGAAGCCGACGGCCTGGTGATCGCCAAGCTGGACCGGCTCACGCGTTCGGTCGCCGATTGGCAGGTGCTGATCGACGGCTACTTCGGCGAGCGGTCCCGCTTCGGCAAGCAACTGTTCAGCGTGGGTGACTCGATCGACACACGCACCGCGGCGGGACGGCTAGTGCTGAACGTCCTGCTGTCGGTCGCCCAGTGGGAGCGCGAGGCCATTGGCGAGCGAACCCGCGACGCCTTGCAGCACAAGATCCGCAACCACGAGCGTTGCGGCAAGGTACGTTTCGGGTTCGACTTGGCCTACCGGATTGAAATCGTACACGGCAAGCAAAAGTCCGTCGGCATCCTGCTGCCGAACGCGGCCGAACAGGAAGCCATCAGCCACATGCTGGCGATGCGCAGGGCCGGCCGGACGCTGCGGGAAATCGCGGCCGAGTTGACGCGGCTGGGCATTCCGACCAAAGAGGGCCGGGCGCCCTGGACCCATACGGCCGTCGCCCGCATCGTCGGCCGGCCCGAGGTGGCCACCGCGGAGGTGAAACGTGCGTAACCAGCACCGCGGCCCGCGAGGTTTGGCACCTATCTCGCCCACCAGCATAGCCGGGCCGTGCACGCTCTGCAGCAGCTTGCGCAACGCCCGGGGCAACCCTGCGCAGGAGCGTCTGGCATGGGCTCGATCCGCCGGCCATGGGAACCGATGGGCCGATGCCGCCAGATTTCGCACCGCCGGCCGGGCGCTGCCGCAGGCTCGGTTCATCATGGACGACGCCACCGGAGCCAAATCGCCCGCGGGCAGGCCCGGAGAAAAAGCCGGGGGGCTGGCTCTTTTCGCGAGGCCAAAGCCCCGGATTTCGCGCATGACACGCGGCGCCTTGCAACTGGGCAAGTTTGGTTGGCCGGATCCCAACCGTCAGAAATGCCCCTGCGGCTCCCTGCGCGCCCGTTGAATCATCATCAACCAGCGTTTTCGGACACCAAGAACGCATCGGCCCAAAGTTGGAACCTTGGAACCTTGTGGAACCTTTTTTCTAGATCAACGCCCTATGCGCGCGCATGTAGTGTTTATACGGAAAAGTGGTTCCACAAGGTTCCATCCTTCCAAAACGGCGTGTGCTCTGCGTGACTCGCTTGACTCAAGCTTGTGCCTGGTTTCGGTTTGCGATGAACGGCGAATGGGCTTTGAAATGTGGAACCTTTGGCGGATTGGCCACAAATGTGGAACCTTCTCGCACACCAGCAGGAACTCCAGCAGCGGCGCGGAATTCGGCTCAAAGCCACACGGTGGCAATGGCTTGCAGTTGCGCGAGCCGGGGATTTATTGACGTTCGGGGTGCCACAGGTTTTTCCGACGCAGGTCGCGGAAAAACGCGGAACAACTCACCCGAATGAGCGGTGAGGCAACTCAGGTGAACGGCTCGGTTTCATTGCCGGCCGCCGTCGCCATGCCGATTCCAAGATACCAGGTTCCATTGCTCGACTTCCGTTCGAAGCCCCTCGCGGCCAATGCCGTTCCAAAGGCGCGTTGGCTTGCCGGGTGCTCGCCGGCTTGCTCGGCCCAGCGCTGATAGGCGCCGTACAGATCGACCGCTCGGGCCTTGTGACATTGAGCAATGATGCAGCATTCCTCAATGAAGCCGCCAACCAAATCCATTTCTTCGCGATACTCGGCGGTCGCCCGGTTAACGACGTCGGGCGCGGCAAGTCCGTTTTGCTGCCATTCAAGGCAGCCCAGCAATGCCCAGTTCAAAATGCCAGGCAACTCGGCCTCAAGCTTCGCCGGCAGTTCTTTGTCTTGCTGATCCTCGGGGATGCTGACGGTGAATGGAACGAGGCGGATGCGACGCCAAATGCCGTTGTCGGTTCCTCGAATCCGCGGCTTATGGTTGGCGGCCAGCCAAATCTTGTGCGTTGGCTTAAATTGCCAGAAGTCCTCTCGCATCCGCCGGGCGCGGATTCCGTCGCCGCCGGTCATTTCCTTCACGAGCGACTCGGCAAGCCGGTGGCCGTCCTCGGCCTCAATGCAACTGATGAACCGTTTGCCAGCCAGGTCGGCCAATTCGGTCGGGTGCGTTTCTTTCTTTGCCATCAGCAGCCCGCGCGGGGCTTTCATTCCATAGTCGGGCCCGAAGCATGACTCCACGGTGTTCAGAAACACGCTCTTGCCGTTGCCACCGGTGCCGTACAGAAAAAACAGCACGTGCTCGCGGACGTCGGCGGTCATGCTGAACCCAACAGCCCGTCGCAGGAAGCTGGCTAACTCGTCGTCGCCGTCAGTGATTCGGCGAAGGAATGCGAACCATGTCGGACAATCGGCGTTCGGATCATAGGCCACAGGGCACATGGCCGAGAAAAAATCGGCCTTACGGTGGGGCCGAAGTGTCTTAGTGCGCAGGTCGATGGTGCCGTTGGCCACATTGAACGCCCAGGGATCACGGTCCAATTCGTCTGGCACGATCGAGACGTCAGATCGGGCCAACTCGAGCATCGCCCGGATGCCGCGGGCCGAGCCGCTCGAACGAACGAACCGAAGTAGCGTTCCCTGTTGTTTCTCTCTGTCGAGCTTCGAGAATTCAACCCAAAGCTGCTGATGGGAAGCCTTGCCAAGATCTTCGATTTTGCGCCGCTCGTCGATCAGCCAGCGGCGCCCGTCCCAGATCAGCCACTTACCCCAGGGATCACACCATCGCACGTCGTCGCCATGCTGGCCAAAGAACCGCCTGGCGTTGGCGACTTCGGTTTGCCCCTCCAGCGTGTCGAGCGATGACGGTTCATCGGCCGCCCCGGCTTCCCAAGGCTTCGCGTCGGCGATCGCCCGGCGCACGAACTGCTCGCCATCTGGCTTGCGGAGCACGTCGCGTACATCGTCGCCGTTGGATTGCTTGAACTCGACCGGCAGCACTGCGATGCGAACCGATGCGGCTTGCCCTTCCAGGACGGCGCCAGTTTTCTTTGCGCCGCGCTCACCAGCTCGATCACGGTCTGGCACGATGACCACATGCACGCCTTCGAACAGGCGCGCAAACTCCGCCTTCATTGTGCTCGATGGGAGTCCCGCGGTCGGATAGCCGAGCCCAAAAAGGGCCGCCGCGTCCTTTACCCCTTCGACGATGAGCCAGGTTTGACCAGCCTGCGGTTGATCGGCCGGAAGGAACAAGCCTACCGGCTTTCCCTTGGCGCAGGTGCCCTTGGACTTTTTGTTGCTCTTGGGCAGCCCCGGCGTGATGCGAAACGTCGAGCAGCGAGTGCCGTCCGGCCCGAACATGGGGAACATCGCATCCCCGCCATCGTTGATCGCGCCGTACGCCTTAAGCGACTCGGCCGTCACACCCTTTTCGCGGGCTACTTGCTCGAGCGTTTCGCCGCAAGCTGGCGAGGCTGCCTTGCGCCCGTTGCTGTGGTGGCCGCGTGGCTCAGAAAGGCCGAGCTCCTCCAAGAGCCGCCAAGCTTCGTCTCGGTCGCCCAATACCGTTTCGGCGAGTTGGAGCGGCGAATAGGACTCCTGGCAGGCGTAGCAGTGGGCAACGCCGGCATCGCGTTCAATACGGAAGGCGTCAGAACTGTCGCATGCAATGCAGGGGGCTTTCAGATCGTGCCCCTCGCGGCCGAGGACATTGAGTCCCAACCGCTCTGCCAGGAGTTCGCCCGCCCCGGCGGTTCGAGTCGACATCAGTCACCCTCCCCGGTCGGACAGAAGCTGGCGAGCGTTGCCGGGTCATAAGCACTCGGGCTCAAGCGACCGTGTTTCGGCTCGGCTGACCCAAGGCTACCGGCGAGCAGGGCCCGTGCTTCGCGCCATCGGCGTCTCGCCGCGGTCACCAGCAACCGCGCGATGTATCGGCCAGCCCGCTCGTGCGTCCCGACCATGTAGATCGGCAGTCCCATTGCACCCCAGCCGAGCAGGCTTCCCAGCGCGGCCGCTGGCGTGATTTTGCTACGCCATTGGCCAGCTTCGATTTCCGGCCAGGTCGACTCGACAACCAGTGCCCTGACCTGGTATGCGAGCAGCCGCATGATTTCGCGGTCGAAGCGCTCGCGCTCTTGGCCAATGCAACCCAGCAAGTCGGGCAGGCTCTTGCGCTCAATGGCAATGACATGCTCGAGCCCGGCAACCGAATAATCGCCGGTGGCCAGCGTGCCCACCTCGACGCGCAGCGGCGACAGGTCGACCGGGCACTGCTCGCGAGTGTCGCTGATCGCCCTGACGGCCTCGATCGGCAACTCGGCTGGAACTGGGAACCTTGTTTTTGGCATGCTCACCACCCGGCAAAGACGTGATGGTGGGCGATGTCGAAAGCCAACGAAGAGCGCAGGGCCGGATTGATGGCCTGATAACCTACCAAATGGGCAAGTTGCCGCTTGAGAACTTCATATCGACGCCACTTATTGCGGGCGCCACGGGCAATCATTGCGCTGCCGGCGAGACCCAGCACCCGCCGTTCGATCCGACAGATTTGCTTCCACGACAGCGGCGGGTCGCCGACACAAAATTCGGTTGGCTCGTGACTTTCCAATGGCGCGGTCGCTAGAATCATTGTGTTCTCCAGGTTTTGCAGAAGGCTCCCACCTTGCCGGATCGGGAGCCTTCTGCGTTTACAGACTCAAAAAAACTCGATTACGTCGCCTCTGGGCTGTCGCCGCTTTCGTTGGACTTTGGGCGCTGGAGTCGTTGACCTGGCCATTTCGAACGCGGCCAGATCCGCCTCGTCAATCAGATACCGCGGGCGGCCGCTTCGCGTCGTGGCTGCGTTCATCGCCCGGAGCTCGCCCGAGCGAATCCACGCCAGAACCTTCGCCGGATCGATGCCGAATCGCTGGGCCACTTCGGGGGGTGTGAGTTTGCATCGGCACGGCAGAGCCGGCGCCATTGACTCGTGGCCGCGAGCGGCCGCTTTCGCAGGAGGTAGTGATAGCCCCCTACGCATTGGCCGGCTCCGGGCTAAGCCAGCCACGCTCGCGAAGCGCGTCGATCACCTTTGGCAGCATTTCGCCGGGGATGGCACGGCGCCCAGCGAACCTCTCAGGCTCTGGAAGCGTGCCGTCTTCGAAGAGTCGACGCACTCGCCAGGTTTCAATCCCGAGCGTGCTGGCGATGTCGGCAGTTGAGAAAAGCTTCTGCATTGAGACCACCCTCGTGCGTAACTAGCACCACTAAGGGAATTCTCAATGCACGTGCCGATGTTGCACACGTGGAGTCGCGATTTCGTACCACGTTTTTCACGTTCGCGGCCGCTCTCAGGCCTTAAATTCCGGGCGGAAAAATTTCGAGTTTTTTTGACGACGGCGACGAAAAGGCGACGATTTGCAATCCCTTTTGCAATACCGCTAAGGCGATTGGAGTCACCCGTCGTGCGCTAACTTCTTCTGGCGGCGACAGCGGACTTCGCGAACAATTTTGGCCGTAGCCTTCTTCGCTCGGCGCGAATATCGCTGGTTGTAGGCCTTGGCGATATGGGCGTCCTTAGCGTCCGGCAGCTCCAAAATCATTGCCCAAAGATCGTCCCACTCACGAGGGCGGCCGCCCGCTTTTGCTGGAGTCGCCATTTTCTGCAGCGCCTCGCGTACGAGGCCATCGAGCACAGCCTCACCACTTTCCAGAATGAACGCGATCAGATCCTGACTCGATTTTGGCGCCGATTTCTGAATTGGAGCCGATAGCGACTGGCCGCGACTATCCCGCTCCAGCACTCGTTCGACTTCGGAATTGATCGATTGGAGCCGGCGCTCAATTTCCTGGATACGGGCTGAACGTTGCGCCGCGAGCGCTTCGTCAAGCCAGCGCACGGCGTTTTCGAATTGCCGCATCACGGCAGATTGGCATCCCACGACATGAGCGATCAATTTCCGATCCGCTTTTTGTGTCGCGATATGGACGACTGACAAGCAAAGCCTTGCTGCTGCATCCCGAATTTGCCGGGCTACTTGCTTGCGGGCAACTGCATTCACTGCATCCACAAGCGATTCGGCGCTCGGGAGCGGCATTGAAGCCGTGGGACGGCGAAAGAAGGCCGACCACTCAGCCTGCGTTGCAGGAGGTTCTGGCGCAGGAAGTGATTTGCCCGTAGGCGTTGGTGAAGTAGCCGGTTTGCGAGACGTGGACTGCCTGCGGTGCGCGGGCATCGACATTGCTCCATTCTCGGGCGTGGACCAACTGCCGACGAAGATGGAGCGTCAACGCCGGCAGGAGGTCTTTGGGCCGGGGATCAGCCGGCCGTCCCGATGTGCATGATTATCCCGCAGCTAGCCGCAGGCGTCGAGGTGCCCGCTTGGCTGGCGCCGGCTTTTTCTTGCCGCGACCTTTCACCTTCGCGAACATCCATTTCCGCACGTGGGCTGTCACGCGCTTCAACCGCTCGTCGCTGATGCCCTCGCGATAGACGGCGCTCATGTCGTTCCCGTGCGGTGCGTGGCCCATGATGGCATCAACGGCCACTTGGTCGCGCGCTTCGCCTCCAATTGTCTCGAACGTGTGCCGCAAGGCGTAGAAGCTCAACCCAGGCCGATTAAGCCCGACCTCCTGTAGAAGCTTTGCGAATTCCTTGCTGATCGGATTGTCGCGAGTTTCTTTGGCCCACCGCAGCCCATACTTGGTCAGAAACACCAGGCGATCATCGTCCGGATCCTTTGGCATCGGGCGGCTGGCAAGCGCCTCTTTCAATGCGGTGACGGTTTCCGCCCACAGCGGCACCCGTCGCGGGATCT
It encodes the following:
- a CDS encoding zincin-like metallopeptidase domain-containing protein; this encodes MSSVYDIVTSRIVQQLEQGVIPWRRPWGGPDGAPRNACTRKAYRGVNVFLLGAASYDAPYWLTYRQAGLFGGHVRKGERGWPIVFWSINETADEETRLPKRRFVLRYYTVFNVEQCDGLPARVTNRDMPPALDFRPLEVCERVLAGLPADHATMKHVGNQACYVPSLDEIRMPKPDRFCSAEDYYSVLFHELTHSTGHKSRLNREGIEAAAPFGSPIYSREELVAEMGAAFLCGHCGIDVPTLQVNQAAYVAGWLHRLRGDARLVVEAAAQAQKAADWLLGQSTAEQATEAETEVAACG
- a CDS encoding recombinase family protein produces the protein MRIIGYIRVSTEEQSRDGVSLQAQRAKLIAYADLYELKLVRIIEDAGESAKSLKRPGLQELLALLRKGEADGLVIAKLDRLTRSVADWQVLIDGYFGERSRFGKQLFSVGDSIDTRTAAGRLVLNVLLSVAQWEREAIGERTRDALQHKIRNHERCGKVRFGFDLAYRIEIVHGKQKSVGILLPNAAEQEAISHMLAMRRAGRTLREIAAELTRLGIPTKEGRAPWTHTAVARIVGRPEVATAEVKRA
- a CDS encoding phage/plasmid primase, P4 family, with the translated sequence MSTRTAGAGELLAERLGLNVLGREGHDLKAPCIACDSSDAFRIERDAGVAHCYACQESYSPLQLAETVLGDRDEAWRLLEELGLSEPRGHHSNGRKAASPACGETLEQVAREKGVTAESLKAYGAINDGGDAMFPMFGPDGTRCSTFRITPGLPKSNKKSKGTCAKGKPVGLFLPADQPQAGQTWLIVEGVKDAAALFGLGYPTAGLPSSTMKAEFARLFEGVHVVIVPDRDRAGERGAKKTGAVLEGQAASVRIAVLPVEFKQSNGDDVRDVLRKPDGEQFVRRAIADAKPWEAGAADEPSSLDTLEGQTEVANARRFFGQHGDDVRWCDPWGKWLIWDGRRWLIDERRKIEDLGKASHQQLWVEFSKLDREKQQGTLLRFVRSSGSARGIRAMLELARSDVSIVPDELDRDPWAFNVANGTIDLRTKTLRPHRKADFFSAMCPVAYDPNADCPTWFAFLRRITDGDDELASFLRRAVGFSMTADVREHVLFFLYGTGGNGKSVFLNTVESCFGPDYGMKAPRGLLMAKKETHPTELADLAGKRFISCIEAEDGHRLAESLVKEMTGGDGIRARRMREDFWQFKPTHKIWLAANHKPRIRGTDNGIWRRIRLVPFTVSIPEDQQDKELPAKLEAELPGILNWALLGCLEWQQNGLAAPDVVNRATAEYREEMDLVGGFIEECCIIAQCHKARAVDLYGAYQRWAEQAGEHPASQRAFGTALAARGFERKSSNGTWYLGIGMATAAGNETEPFT
- a CDS encoding ERCC4 domain-containing protein, which encodes MPKTRFPVPAELPIEAVRAISDTREQCPVDLSPLRVEVGTLATGDYSVAGLEHVIAIERKSLPDLLGCIGQERERFDREIMRLLAYQVRALVVESTWPEIEAGQWRSKITPAAALGSLLGWGAMGLPIYMVGTHERAGRYIARLLVTAARRRWREARALLAGSLGSAEPKHGRLSPSAYDPATLASFCPTGEGD